GGTCTGGAAGGTCATGCCCAGGCACCAGGCGAAATAGACGAAGTCCGAATAGTCGGGCTCGGGCGTCTGCGGGAATTCCAGCCCACCGGCGTCCTGCCCGTGGCGTTGCGTGTAGAAGAGATGCGCATAGTGCAGCGCATAGACCGTGTTGCCGAACAGCCAGCAGATCGCGAGCGTCGCGATGACCAGCGTGAGGCTCCGCGGCTCGGGCGCGCCGTGCGGGACCAGCACGCTGGCGACGGTGGCGAACACCGCAAGGCTGATCGCCCCGGTGATGACGAGCAGCGCGACGCGGTTGGCGTCGTTGGCCCGCGCGGCGGCGCGGATATGGTGCGATTCATGGCGGAACAGCGGGAGGCACGACGCGAGGAACAGCAATGCCGCCGCGTCGAACGCCGCCATCACGCCGAAGCGGTCGCCAAGCGGCGGGATCGCGACGACGCATCCCGCGGCAAGCGCCGCGGCGAAGAGCAGGAAGCGCAGCGGGGCGACCAGGTTGCCGATGCCCCGGCGGTGCTGTGTGCCATGTGCCCCGTCCCGCATCCCCCCAGACTAGGCGAGATGCGGGCGGCTGGCCAGATCGCGGCGGCTCAGGCGGCCTTGGCGTTCTTCGCGGCTTCGATCGCCTCGAGCACGATGCGGCGCGCTTCGTCGGCATCGCCCCAGTCGCCGACGCGGACCCACTTCTCGGTCTCCAGATCCTTGTAGTGCTTGAAGAAGTGTTCGATCTGCTGGAGCACGATCGAGGGCAGGTCCTGGCGCTCGCCGACGTCCGAATAATAGGGGAAGGTGGTGTCGACGGGCACGCAGATCAGCTTCTCGTCGCCGCCATGCTCGTCCTCGAGCTTGAGCACGGCGATCGGGCGCGCGCGCACGACGCAGCCCGGGACGAAGGGCGAGCGCGCGATCACCAGCGCGTCGAGCGGATCGCCATCGGGCGACAGCGTGTGCGGTACGAAGCCATAATTCGCCGGATAGCGCATCGGCGTGTGCAGGATGCGGTCGACGAACAGCGCGCCCGACGCCTTGTCGAACTCGTACTTCACCGGCTCGCCGCCGGTCGGCACTTCGATGATGACGTTCAGGCTGTGCGGCGGATTGTCGCCGACAGGGATCATGTCGATACGCATCAAAACTTCCTTTGTTGGTTCGGCTTCCCCGTCAGCGCGGGGCTAGCAACCGATCCAGGCCACCCTCTCCGGTGCCGATTTTCTCGAGGCGCGGATAGCGCAGGCCGCCATGATAGTCGATGGCTAGTTCGCGGTAGCGGGTGCCGCTCTTGACCAGCAGCTTGATCGGCGCCTTGCCGCCCTTCGCCGCCTTGATCGCGTCCTTCAGGCGATCGTCCGAATATTCGCGGCCGTCGACCGCAACGATCGTGTCGCCGAGGTCGAGCCCGGCCTCGAACGCCGGCGAATCCCAGGTGACGCCCCCGATCGCTCCGCCCTTGCCGACCGAAATGCCGAGCGAATAGCTCAAATCGACGCGGCTGGTGCGCTTCTCGCTGTCCTTGAACGCCGCGGTCGGCTCGTCGGTATAGACCAGGCGATAGCCGTTGGCGGTGAAGCCGGTGAGCGGGGCGCGCTCGGACAGGCCGTTGAGACGGGTGTTGAGGAACGTCGCCCAGTCATAGGGCTGGATCGCGCCCAGCGTCGCGACGACGTCCTCGAACCGGTAAGTGAGCACGCCCCAGTCGCCGTCGCGCACGCCGAAGAAGGCGCGGGCGAAATCGTCCAGCGACTTGGTCCCGCCGCTTTCCTTGCGCAGGATCGAATCGGCCTCGAGCCACACCAGCAGCCCCTCGTTGTAATAATCCTCCGAGCGCTGCCAGCTCACCCAGCCCTTGGGGCGGCGCGCGGAGATGATCGGATCGTTGGTCGTGTCGATCAGCGGCCGCCAGGTCCGCGCGGGGCGGTTGTCGAGGCTGGCGGCGATGTTGGCCAGCATGTCGAGCGTGTCCTGCTTCGACACGATGCCCGAGCGCGCCTGGAGGATATAGCCCCAGAATTGGGTCTGCCCCTCATAGACCCATAGCAGCGAATCGCGCATCGGCGTGCGGAAGTCCGGGGTCCAGCTGTCGGCGCCGCGGCGGAACTTGCCGTTCCAGCTGTGCGTGAATTCGTGCGGGAGCAGGTTGCGTGAGCCGGGGCCGTCATTCCACTTGGTGAAATAGCCGGGCTTCACGCCGTTCTCGGAGCTGCGATGATGCTCGAGCCCGATCCCGCCCATCTCGTCGCTGATCGCGAGCAGGAATTCGTAGCGGTCGTAATGCTGCGCGCCGAACAGCTTGACCGACTGCTCGACCAGGCGCTTGTGCGCGTCGATCTGCTCGGGCTTGGCCTCCAGCTCCGCCGGCTCGTCGGCGAAGACGTTGAGGTCGACGCGGTCCGACAGCTTGAACTCGCGATAGTTGCGGCCGGCGAAGACGGGCGAGTCGATCAGCGTCTCATAGTCGGTCGTCTCATAGACATAGTCGCGGCCGACCCTCTTCGCGGGCAGACCCGACACCGCGGTCCAGCCCTCGGGATAGGTCACGGTCGCCTGGATCGGGATACGCCGCGTGAACCAGCCGGCGGGATAGAGGCTCACCTGCTCGAACTCGAGGTTGAGCATGGCCGGCGCGATCGAGACGCGGCCCTGGTCGGGATCGGTGGCGCCGGTGAACTGGAACGCGATGTCGAGCTGCTTCGCGCCGCGCGGCACCTCGACATGGAACGCCCAGACATCGACCGTGTCGCGCTTCCACGGCACCGCCTTGCCGCCCGCGCTGATCTTGAGGCCGGTCAGCTTTTCGATCTCGCCGCGCGCGGCATGCTTGCCCGGTAGCCAGGCGGGCATCAGCAGCACCATGTGCCCGGCCTCCGCCACCGGCAGCGTCTGCTTCACGCGATAGATCGCCTGCTGGACGTTGGTCGCGTCGACCTTGAGCACGATCGTGCCGGGATAGGCGGCGTCGCGGGCCACGGGGATGCGGTTGTCGAACGGCAGCGGCTGGGGCGCGGAGTTCTGGCCGAAAGCGGAGGGGGCGGTGGCGGAGGTGGCGAGCAACAGGGCAGTGAGCGCAAGGGCGCGGCGCATAAGGGCCTCAATCGGAAGGGAGGATATGTTGTCACCTTTAGGCGCGAGCGGCGCGGCGCGTAAAGTGCCAACGGCGGTGCGGAGGACGGGACCAGCAATTCCTCCCCCGGAGGGGGAGGTGGCAGCGCGCAGCGCTGACGGAGGGGTAGTTTCGTCAGGCGGCATCGCTTGCCGAGACTACCCCTCCACCGCCTGCGGCGGTCCCCCTCCCCCTCCGGGGGAGGATTTAGGAAGCCTCGCAAACACCCTTCACGCCTTGCTTACCATTCGCGCGCTATGCGGGGCGCCATGTATCACGACGCCGCTCTCGCCACGCAGGCCAAGGCCGATCCGCGGCCCAAGTCGGCGGTCAGCACCGGCTGCGGGCTCGCGGGGCTGCTCGGCATGGCCTGCTGGCTCGTCTATGCGCGGATCCACGGGCTCGACGGACCCTATGCGGCGCTGGTCAACCTGCTCGCCGGCGGCCTGCCGATGGTGCTGTGGGCGGTGCTGGTCGACAAGGTGCACCGCAACCCGACCACCGGCGTCAAATGGGAGAACCCCAGGCCGCTCAAGGAAACGCTCGACATCTCGATCACCAAGATCGCCGGGCTGTGGCTGACCTGGGGCGGGATCGCGGCGATCTATGCGGTGTGCCGCTTCTATTGGGAGGGCAATTTCGCCTTCGCCATGTGGTGCTTCCAGGTGTCGGCGCCGGGGCTGTTTATCCTCTCCGTGCCATACGTCCTTTGGATCGACCGGCGGCTGGAAAAGCCCAGGGACGGCGCGTGGATGCTCGGCGCCTGGCTGCTCGGCAGCAAGGAGGCGATCGACGAGGAGGCGATCCACAATCACCTGCGCAGCTGGGCGGTGAAGGCGTTCTTCCTCGCCTTCATGCTCGCGATCGTGCCGCCAGGGTTCAGCGGGTTCGTCCGCGCAAGCACCGATGGCATCCTGAGCAATCCGATCGCGCTCGCCAACTGGCTGATCACCGGCATGTTCATGTTCGACGTGGCGTTCGCGACGGTGGGCTATATCCTGACCTTCCGCCCGCTCGACAGCCATATCCGCACCGCAAATCCCTATGCCGCGGGCTGGGCGTTCGCCCTCATTTGCTACCCGCCCTTCATCCTGATGGGGAATGGCGGGCCGCTGGACTATCATCCGGGCACGTCGGACTGGACGCACTGGCTGGCGGGCCACGATATCCTGCTGTGGATCACCGGCGCGGTGCTGGTGGCGCTGACCGCAATCTATGCCTGGGCGACGATGGCGTTCGGCTTCCGCTTCTCCAACCTCACGCATCGCGGGATCATCACGCACGGGCCGTATGCGTGGACGCGGCACCCGGCGTATCTCTCCAAGAACCTGTTCTGGTGGATCAGCACCTGCCCGCTGCTGGTGACGACGGGCAGTCTCTACGACGCGGTGCGCGCAACGGTGCTGCTCGCCGCGGTGAGCGGCGTCTATTACATCCGCGCCAAGACCGAGGAAAAGCACCTCGGCGCCGACCCGGCGTATCGGGAGTATAGCGAGTGGATGGAGCGCAACGCGCCCGTGCCGCGGCTGGTGGCGTGGGTGACGGGGCGAAAGTTCAAGCCGGGGTATGCGGGGTTGAAGGATTTGGATCAGCGCGCCGGTTGATTTCAGCTCGCGAAGTTGACGAGGTTACGCGGAACGCGATTCATTCTGTCAACTTGGTCGCCTTTGTCCGGCGGTGATTCCCGGGGGCCATTGAACCGAGCGAATCGACGCAATCAAAGAGCGGCCGCCATGCAGCCCGTCGATGCAAGCAAACCAATTCCAACATTGCAAGCGGAGTAGGTTAGCGGTCATTCACTTCCGCGGAAAAAGGCAACTCAAGATCATGCTCGCGCAAGACCTGTGCGTATAGATCGACCCGAGATTGCAGGGCCTCCGCTAACTCCTTCAAGACATACCACTGATCGGAGTCAGGCTCAGCGTCCACAAGTGCGTCTGCAGCCATCTGGCTGAAACTATACAGAGTGTCTCCCTGGATAAGTACCCCTGGAAACTTGCGGCCCGGGTGCCGCATGATGGCAGCGTTCGTGGTATCAGAGTAAATCTCGACCGGCTCTGTTCGCATGCAGTCCTCCAAGTTTGCTGGAGATTGCCGCCCGAACGGAATGTCTGCAATTGGGTCGTTAGCCGACTGGCCGCTTTGGCCGAAGGAACGCAACGCGCCCGTGCCGAGGCTGGTGGCGTGGGTGACGGGGTGGAAGCACACGTCGCCTGTGGCGGAGTAAGCTAGGAACCGAAATCGATAAGATGTGTCCGGCGTGCAGCCCCAGAGCTTGCGTGCGCTCGTGTCGTTTGTAACAGATATGCTTCGCACCGGGGGGCATTACCTATGCAAAAGAAGTTTCAGGTCTTTGTGTCTTCCACATTCCGCGATCTTGCGGATGAAAGACAAGATGCTATCCGAAGCATACTAGACCTAGGTCACATTCCCGCGGGGATGGAATTGTTTCCAGCCTCAGATACCGAGCAACTATCCTATATTAAGAAAGTAATAGACGAATGCGACTATTATATACTTATTATGGGTGGAAGGTACGGGTCTTTAGACGATCAAGGCATAAGCTTTACAGAGAGGGAGTATGATTACGCCGTCGAATCCGGCAAAGTAGTTCTAGCATTTGTTCATGGAAATACAGATTCTATTCCTGTAGGAAAATCAGACATATCTCAAAGGCTAATTGAAAATCTAAATGAATTTCGCGCCAAGGTAATGAGCGGCAGGCTAGTAAGAGAGTGGCAGTCACGGGAGCAATTGGAAGCCCTTGTGGTAAAATCGCTTGTAAGGGCTATTTCAGACTATCCGGCCACCGGATGGGTTCGAGGCGACGCCGTTGCCAGCGAAGAACTATTGGGCCAAGTTAATGACCTTAGAATTGAAAATGATCATCTCCGGTCAGAAAATATTTCCCTTCGATCTTCTCTACAGCCATCAATGAGCGATCTCGCAGATTTATCAGAAGACTTTACACTTCGCTTCTATAGAAACTATAGATATAATGGTCATAGCCGGACAGAAGACAAAGAATTCTCTCTAACTTGGAAAGAGATATTCATAGCGATAGGCATAACTATCGCATCACCTAAATCGGTCGACACTATAAAATATACCATGAAGGATCATCTTAAAGAAAATAAGGAAACTAGTTACGACTGGTACATATACGACTCTGATAAAGCCGTTGTAAAGAACCAGCTTGTCGCCCTAGGCCTAATAAAAGCGTACGTTTCCAAGACATTAAACAGCGGAGCTCTGCATGAGTTCATGCAACTTACCGACATGGGAAAAAAGTTGTTATCTGAAAACTTGGCTGTCAGATCAAAAGCTTGATCCTCGAGCTGGGCACGTTGAATGGCTCGAAGTTTTTTGCGCGAGAGAAGCGCGAAGAGCCTACCCCAGCAACCCCTTCGCAAACGCCCGCACCGCCGGCCCGATGTCCTCGCGGCTCAGCGCCAGCGCCAGATTCGCCTGCGCATATCCCGCCTTGTCGCCGCAATCATAGCGCACGCCCTGGAAGGTGACGCCGTGGAAGGGCTGGCCGCCGATCATGCGGGCCATCGCGTCGGTCAACTGGATCTCGCCGCCCGCGCCCTTTTCCTGCCCCTCGAGCACGCGCATCACCTCCGGCTGGAGGATGTAGCGGCCGATCACGGCGAGGTTGCTCGGCGCGGTGCCGGCCCTGGGCTTCTCGACCAGGCCCTTGACCTCTGTCAGCGTGCCGTCGCGGGTGCCGGGGGTGATCACGCCATATTTGTCGGTCTGGTCCTCGGCCACTTCCTGCGCGCAGATGAGGTTGCCGCCGACCTTGTTGTACGCCTGCACCATCTGTTTGAGGCAGCCGGGCTGGCTCGCCGCGCCGACCATGAAATCGTCCGCGAGCAGCACCGCGAAGGGCTCGTCGCCGACGATGTCGCGCGCGCACCACACGGCATGGCCGAGGCCCATCGGCTCCTGCTGGCGGACATAGGCGACCGCGCCGGGCTTGAGCCGGGTCGCGTCGAGGATCTCGAGCGACTTGCCGCGCGCGGCCATCGTGCTCTCGAGCTCATAGGCGATGTCGAAATGGTCCTCGATCGCGCTCTTGCCGCGGCCGGTGACGAAGATCATCTGCTCGATCCCCGCCTCCAGCGCCTCGTCCACCGCGTACTGGATCAGCGGACGGTCGACGACGGGCAGCATCTCCTTGGGGAGCGCCTTGGTTGCGGGGAGGAATCGGGTGCCGAGTCCGCCGACGGGGAACACGGCCTTGCGCAGTGGCTTGATCGTCATGCCGCGGCGCATAGCCCAAGCCGCGGCCGCGGCAAAGCGCTGGACTTAATGGCGGCGTAACGGCACGCGGATAAGCGCATGACGATGAGCAACCTCGCCAACCGCCGCATCCTGGTGACCGGTTCCGCCGGCTTCATCGGCTTCCATACCGCGCGGCACCTGCTCGACGCGGGCGCGCAGGTGCTCGGAATCGACAATTTCACGCCCTATTACGACGTGTCGCTGAAGGATGCGCGCAACGCGATCCTCGCCGAGCGGCCGGAATTCCGCCTGGCGCGGCTGGGGATCGAGGAGGCCGACGCGCTGGGCGCGGTGTGGCGCGAGTTCGCGCCGGACACGGTGATCCACCTCGCCGCGCAGGCGGGGGTCAGATACTCGATCGATCATCCCGATGCGTATGTCGCGACCAATGTGACGGGTACGTTCAACCTGCTCGAGCTGGCGCGGCATCATCCGGTGCGCCACTTCCTCGCCGCCTCGACCAGCTCGGTCTATGGCGCCAACACCGACATGCCCTTCGCCGAGACCCAGCGCACGCAGACGCCGATGAGCCTCTATGCCGCGACCAAAAGCGCGACCGAGCTGATCGGGCACAGCTATGCGCATCTCTATGGCATCCCGCTGACCTTCTTCCGCTTCTTCACCGTCTATGGCCCGTGGGGGCGGCCCGACATGGCGCTGTTCAAGTTCATGAAGGCGATGGCGGCGGGCGAGGCGATCGACGTCTATGGCCATGGCGAGATGGCGCGCGACTTCACTTATGTGGAGGATCTCGTTGCCGCGCTGGTGGCGCTGATCGATGCGGTGCCGGGGAGCGAGCCGGTGTCGGCCGCCGACAGCCTGTCGCCGGTGGCGCCGTTCCGCAGCGTCAATATCGGCGGAGGCAGCCCGGTGCCGCTGATGGACTATATCGCCGCGCTGGAGGCGGCGATGGGGAGCGAGGCGAAGAAGAACTTCATGGACATGCAGGCCGGCGACGTGCCCGCGACCCATGCCTCGCCCGAGCTGCTGCGCGCGCTGGTCGGGTTCGTGCCGCAGACCCCGGTGCGCGACGGGGTGCAGGCGTTCGTCGACTGGTATCGCAGCTATTATAGCTGACGTGACAGGTCTTTAACGCGGCGGCGCTAAGGGGCGGGCATGACTGACGCAAAAGTCCTGGTGATCTTCGGCACGCGGCCCGAGGCGATCAAGCTGTTCCCCGTGGTGCGCGCGCTGGCTGAGGTCCCCGGCCTCACCGTGCGGACGTGCGTGACGGCGCAGCATCGCGGGTTGCTCGACCAGGTGCTGGAGATTGCGGGCCTCGCGCCCGACATCGACCTTGATCTGATGGAGCCCGGCCAGTCGCTCGACCGGCTGACCGCGCGGCTGCTCACCGGGCTCGGCGAGGTGATGGACGCCGAGCAGCCCGGCCGCGTGCTGGTGCAGGGCGACACCGCGACCGCGATGGTCGGCGCGCTCGCCGCTTATTACCGCAAGGTGCCGGTGGGGCATGTCGAGGCCGGGTTGCGCTCGGGCGACATCTGGCAGCCCTGGCCCGAGGAAGTGAACCGCCGCATCGTCGCGCCGATCGCCGACCAGCATTTCGCGCCGACGGAAACCGCGGCGGAGGCACTCAGGCGCGAGAATATCGATCCGGCGACGATCCATGTGACGGGCAACACCGTGATCGACGCGCTGCTTGCGACGCGCGAGCGGATCGCGGCGGAGCCGGGGCTGGCAGCGGGGCTCGATCCGATCGCCGCGCGCTTCGCCGGCAAGCGGCTGGTGCTCGTCACCACGCATCGCCGCGAGAATTTCGGCGGGGGTATGGAATCGATCGCGCGCGCCATCGCCCGAATCGCCGACCGGACCGACACCGCGGTGCTGTTCCCGATGCACCCCAACCCCAATGTCGTGTCGGTGATGGATTCGGTGCTCGGCGAGCGGGACAATGTCGCGCGGATCGAGCCGCTCGACTACCCGACCTTCATCCGCGCGCTCGACCTCAGCGAGATCGTCCTTTCCGATTCGGGCGGCGTGCAGGAGGAAGCCCCGGCGCTGGGCAAACCGGTGCTGGTGATGCGCGAGACCACCGAGCGGCCCGAGGGGGTCGCGGCGGGCACTGCCAAGCTGGTCGGCACCGATTCCGACCGCATCGTTTCCGAAATCTCAACCCTGTTGGACGACAAGGGCGCCTACCAGGCCATGGCGCGCGCCCACAATCCGTTCGGCGACGGCCATGCCTCGGCACGGATTGCAAAGGTCGTCGCGCATGGATTTGGGCTCTGAACTCAAGGTTGCCGTTCTCGGGCTCGGCTATATCGGGCTGCCCACCGCCGCGGTGATCGCGCGCACCGGCGCGAAGGTGCTGGGCATCGATGTCCACCAGCATGTCGTCGACACGATCAATGCCGGCAAGGTGCATATCGAGGAAGTCGATCTCGACGGCCTCGTCTCGGGCGTGATCGCGCGCGGCACGCTGCGCGCCTCGACCGTGATCGAGCCGTCCGACGTGTTCCTGATCGCGGTGCCGACCCCGTTCGGCGAGAATCACGCCCCGAATATCGGCTATGTGCTCCAGGCCGCGACCAGCATCGCCACGGTGCTCAAGACCGGTGACGTGGTCATTCTCGAATCGACCTCGCCGGTCGGCACCACCGAGAAGGTCGCCGAGCTGCTCAGCCAGCTCCGCCCCGATCTGCGCAT
This is a stretch of genomic DNA from Sphingomonas sp. BT-65. It encodes these proteins:
- a CDS encoding DUF1345 domain-containing protein, producing the protein MRDGAHGTQHRRGIGNLVAPLRFLLFAAALAAGCVVAIPPLGDRFGVMAAFDAAALLFLASCLPLFRHESHHIRAAARANDANRVALLVITGAISLAVFATVASVLVPHGAPEPRSLTLVIATLAICWLFGNTVYALHYAHLFYTQRHGQDAGGLEFPQTPEPDYSDFVYFAWCLGMTFQTSDVTITSRPMRRAVTFHCVTAFVFNLGIIAFTINALGG
- the ppa gene encoding inorganic diphosphatase; amino-acid sequence: MRIDMIPVGDNPPHSLNVIIEVPTGGEPVKYEFDKASGALFVDRILHTPMRYPANYGFVPHTLSPDGDPLDALVIARSPFVPGCVVRARPIAVLKLEDEHGGDEKLICVPVDTTFPYYSDVGERQDLPSIVLQQIEHFFKHYKDLETEKWVRVGDWGDADEARRIVLEAIEAAKNAKAA
- a CDS encoding M61 family metallopeptidase, translated to MRRALALTALLLATSATAPSAFGQNSAPQPLPFDNRIPVARDAAYPGTIVLKVDATNVQQAIYRVKQTLPVAEAGHMVLLMPAWLPGKHAARGEIEKLTGLKISAGGKAVPWKRDTVDVWAFHVEVPRGAKQLDIAFQFTGATDPDQGRVSIAPAMLNLEFEQVSLYPAGWFTRRIPIQATVTYPEGWTAVSGLPAKRVGRDYVYETTDYETLIDSPVFAGRNYREFKLSDRVDLNVFADEPAELEAKPEQIDAHKRLVEQSVKLFGAQHYDRYEFLLAISDEMGGIGLEHHRSSENGVKPGYFTKWNDGPGSRNLLPHEFTHSWNGKFRRGADSWTPDFRTPMRDSLLWVYEGQTQFWGYILQARSGIVSKQDTLDMLANIAASLDNRPARTWRPLIDTTNDPIISARRPKGWVSWQRSEDYYNEGLLVWLEADSILRKESGGTKSLDDFARAFFGVRDGDWGVLTYRFEDVVATLGAIQPYDWATFLNTRLNGLSERAPLTGFTANGYRLVYTDEPTAAFKDSEKRTSRVDLSYSLGISVGKGGAIGGVTWDSPAFEAGLDLGDTIVAVDGREYSDDRLKDAIKAAKGGKAPIKLLVKSGTRYRELAIDYHGGLRYPRLEKIGTGEGGLDRLLAPR
- a CDS encoding isoprenylcysteine carboxylmethyltransferase family protein; its protein translation is MYHDAALATQAKADPRPKSAVSTGCGLAGLLGMACWLVYARIHGLDGPYAALVNLLAGGLPMVLWAVLVDKVHRNPTTGVKWENPRPLKETLDISITKIAGLWLTWGGIAAIYAVCRFYWEGNFAFAMWCFQVSAPGLFILSVPYVLWIDRRLEKPRDGAWMLGAWLLGSKEAIDEEAIHNHLRSWAVKAFFLAFMLAIVPPGFSGFVRASTDGILSNPIALANWLITGMFMFDVAFATVGYILTFRPLDSHIRTANPYAAGWAFALICYPPFILMGNGGPLDYHPGTSDWTHWLAGHDILLWITGAVLVALTAIYAWATMAFGFRFSNLTHRGIITHGPYAWTRHPAYLSKNLFWWISTCPLLVTTGSLYDAVRATVLLAAVSGVYYIRAKTEEKHLGADPAYREYSEWMERNAPVPRLVAWVTGRKFKPGYAGLKDLDQRAG
- a CDS encoding DUF4062 domain-containing protein encodes the protein MQKKFQVFVSSTFRDLADERQDAIRSILDLGHIPAGMELFPASDTEQLSYIKKVIDECDYYILIMGGRYGSLDDQGISFTEREYDYAVESGKVVLAFVHGNTDSIPVGKSDISQRLIENLNEFRAKVMSGRLVREWQSREQLEALVVKSLVRAISDYPATGWVRGDAVASEELLGQVNDLRIENDHLRSENISLRSSLQPSMSDLADLSEDFTLRFYRNYRYNGHSRTEDKEFSLTWKEIFIAIGITIASPKSVDTIKYTMKDHLKENKETSYDWYIYDSDKAVVKNQLVALGLIKAYVSKTLNSGALHEFMQLTDMGKKLLSENLAVRSKA
- the galU gene encoding UTP--glucose-1-phosphate uridylyltransferase GalU, yielding MTIKPLRKAVFPVGGLGTRFLPATKALPKEMLPVVDRPLIQYAVDEALEAGIEQMIFVTGRGKSAIEDHFDIAYELESTMAARGKSLEILDATRLKPGAVAYVRQQEPMGLGHAVWCARDIVGDEPFAVLLADDFMVGAASQPGCLKQMVQAYNKVGGNLICAQEVAEDQTDKYGVITPGTRDGTLTEVKGLVEKPRAGTAPSNLAVIGRYILQPEVMRVLEGQEKGAGGEIQLTDAMARMIGGQPFHGVTFQGVRYDCGDKAGYAQANLALALSREDIGPAVRAFAKGLLG
- a CDS encoding NAD-dependent epimerase/dehydratase family protein produces the protein MTMSNLANRRILVTGSAGFIGFHTARHLLDAGAQVLGIDNFTPYYDVSLKDARNAILAERPEFRLARLGIEEADALGAVWREFAPDTVIHLAAQAGVRYSIDHPDAYVATNVTGTFNLLELARHHPVRHFLAASTSSVYGANTDMPFAETQRTQTPMSLYAATKSATELIGHSYAHLYGIPLTFFRFFTVYGPWGRPDMALFKFMKAMAAGEAIDVYGHGEMARDFTYVEDLVAALVALIDAVPGSEPVSAADSLSPVAPFRSVNIGGGSPVPLMDYIAALEAAMGSEAKKNFMDMQAGDVPATHASPELLRALVGFVPQTPVRDGVQAFVDWYRSYYS
- the wecB gene encoding non-hydrolyzing UDP-N-acetylglucosamine 2-epimerase, with product MTDAKVLVIFGTRPEAIKLFPVVRALAEVPGLTVRTCVTAQHRGLLDQVLEIAGLAPDIDLDLMEPGQSLDRLTARLLTGLGEVMDAEQPGRVLVQGDTATAMVGALAAYYRKVPVGHVEAGLRSGDIWQPWPEEVNRRIVAPIADQHFAPTETAAEALRRENIDPATIHVTGNTVIDALLATRERIAAEPGLAAGLDPIAARFAGKRLVLVTTHRRENFGGGMESIARAIARIADRTDTAVLFPMHPNPNVVSVMDSVLGERDNVARIEPLDYPTFIRALDLSEIVLSDSGGVQEEAPALGKPVLVMRETTERPEGVAAGTAKLVGTDSDRIVSEISTLLDDKGAYQAMARAHNPFGDGHASARIAKVVAHGFGL